In Setaria italica strain Yugu1 chromosome IX, Setaria_italica_v2.0, whole genome shotgun sequence, the genomic stretch AGGAGTATCTGATGAATTTTATTTTCTGCCAATACCTGCTCTTATCTTGCGAATGCTATAGCTTTGTATGTATGTACACTGTAACTGGTTGTATGTGTTAACTTGATATGACTTGTATTGCCAGGCCATTCCATCTTCAAACATAGATAACTACTATCTAGTGGAGGCATTGGAGTCTCGTATCCTTTCCTTTATTACATCTGGTTAATGATGAATACAAATATTATGATACATGAGTGTTGGATTGACTTCATACTAACAGATATATCGAAGGTTGATGAAAATCAACTTGTACTCTATGCTCAGATGGCCAATCTTGTGAGCCTGATTCTTCCTTCGCATGAGCTTGATCTTAAGGAAATTGCACATACTTTTTCGAAGGTAAATTTCCCTAATGTTCCATAATCATGATCACAAATTTTATCACTTTTGCACTTTAAGGTAGCATAGCAATATTTTGGATACTACAGAATACAGATACTCAACTAGGTTCAGTAGTACTCATCATCTTGAACATAGTTGGTTTTAGGTGTTATAATTGACATATTTTGTTTGTAAATGCAAAATCTGCTGAGGGCCTATTTGGATTATTCCTAACTTCCTGGAAAATTAAATTAGAATCTAAGTCACAATCTAAGTCACCAAGGGAATCCTGTAGCTTTATTTGAGTAGAGTAGCAACCTGTATGATACATGTGCTGTTCTCCTGGTCTCTTTTGTACGGCAGCTTGTATGATACATGTGCTGTTAAGCTTATTTCATATCTAGCTCATTTTCAATTGAGCTGTAATCCTTTAGGTGCCACTGAGATGGTACATCATTCCCTCTTGTCACCTTTCTCTTGAAAGTGAGACAGTCATATTGTCAAAATTGTGGAACCTTGTAGCATTGCGATTGCTGATTGTGGTTTTAACTTTGGCATGGCTGTGAGAATTAGTTTACTGGCTCAATGATATTTGTTGATGAATTAATGCTGAATTATTGATTGTCTGCCTCAAATGCAGTTTGCCTGCAATGCTCATACAATATGTGATCCTGAACTTAGACCTCTTGGGACTGGATTGTACCCTGTTATATCTATAATTAACCACAGGTGGTATACTAAGTTTAATGTTTTCTTGTCTAGAATCTTGTCAGATTTGAGCACTTTATAAATCAATGTTGTCTTTTCACCCCCTTATTTTGGCACTTCCAGTTGTGTACCAAATGCAGTTCTGATATTTGATGGTCGGACAGCTTATGTTCGCGCTCTGCAACCTATAGGCAAAGATGAAGAGGTAAGGAATACACCTCTACCTTGTGTCCTAATCATCTATTGCTTAACTTGCATAGCATGCTTTCgttctcccttttttttccttggccATTGTTATCTTTCTGGACAACATCAGTTGTGTGTCTGTTGTCAGGTGTCGATAAGCTACATTGAAACTGCAGCAGTCACTAAGAAGAGACAGAATGATCTGAAGCAGTACTTCTTCACCTGCACATGCCCTCGCTGTCTCAAGGTTTTCATTTTGCCTGCCCAGTATTTTCTATCTCTTTCATTGAAAATTAACAAACTCTTGACCTATGAATTTTCCTTCTATACAATTTCCCCAATATAGGATTCTGAGGAGGATGCTATACTTGAGAGTTATAGATGCAAGAACCAAGCATGTGATGGCTTTCTACTGCCTGAGTCAGGTTGGTTGCTATGAACCCATGAAGCTGGAAAATTCTTACTGATGTGCATGGGGAAGAAACAGAAAATTAGCCAAATATCTTATAttagagttgtagaactcatcaTTCATCATAAATCTCACATTCTGTATGTGTCTGACTCTATAGGaggaaaaagttacacatgccAGAAATGTAGCATTTCCAGAGATGAGGAAGAGATAAAAAAGATGACAAGAGAAATACTACTGTTATCAGATAAAGCGTCTTCATTTGTTTCATCAGGAAGTATCCTTTATCCGGTTGTCCATGATTAAATGCCCATTAGAcaagaaaaaaattcaaagcTGCAAAATTATTATCGCCTCTATTTATTGCATCTAATAAACTTTTACTACCTTAATAAGGGAAAATAGATACCACTGAAGCAGGTTCTATCTACGAGAAAATTGAGCAGCTAGAGCAGAACCTCTACCATGCTTTCTCAATCACTTTGCTGCACACACGTGAAACATTGCTGAAGGTATATTTCTACCTCTTGTAGGGTCGCAAACCAAGCTGGCTCAAACCAAGCTACACCTTTCTTTCTAAAATTTGTTGTCATCAGATAGGTCCCTGTTCCAAAGTGCTGTCCGCTGTGTCTATAGGATAGGGACCATTGACACTGACCATTCATTTAACTCTGTTCTACTATCTTGTTGATACCAATTGTTGTGCAGGTACATATGGAGTTACAAGATTGGCAGACTGCATTGACGTATTGCAGATTGACAATTCCTGTTTATGAAAGTAAGCCTGCTTTAGTCTTTTCAGAGCAAATTGTAATTCTGTGAGACTATTTTGCACGTGaactttctttctgttttatatatcatatttgtgatttgacAGGCTTATTCCACCTAATCAGTAAGAAATCAGATATGATTATGTTCTAATATAAAGGCTCCTTTCCTGTTGTTATACTTAATTCTTGTTTCATCACATCTGCTAGTGCTTTGTTTTAGATCCTAAAATTAGTCAGCCAGAAACATGCATGCTTAAAAGTAAAATGTAGCAATTCAGGATGACCTGGAAAGCTTGCCATGTGGAGATCTATCTATAGTGGAAAGCTATAcccagcaagcaagcaagcacaaGTGCAAAACTGTAAAACCTCATATGATCTCAGCAATTGGAAATTATAGTCTTTggtgaaaaaataaaaacagagaaaacaaaatGAAGTTCCTGTTTCCAGAAAGTAAATGATTTCTCTTCATAGCACATCTCACAGTTTTCTGGATTTCCAATAAAGCATGATTCTGGCTAATATTCTTTACCCGTTCCATCAGGAGTTTATCCACCATCTCATCCAATGATCGGATTACAGTTCTATACTTGTGGAAAGCTTGAATGGTATGCCCTGATAGCCGTCACCTGTTTCTCTCGCACATTAAGATGTATATCATATGATAGTGTTCCTTATCTATTGTAATGTTTGGCTATTACTCTCTTGCGCTTTACTAAAATGGATGCTGTTAATTTTGACAAAAGCTGATCTTAGATGTGACACTGACAGTACAGGATCGTTAAAAGAATTCTAGCAATGCGTTGACATAAATCTGTAACCTTTGATCACGAAAAGTTCACAAGCATCATACCATTTTGTCCAGTGTTCTATGATAGTTTCCTTTTTAAAAATATCCTAATAATTCCTTCTTCATAGGGATCTATTCATGATATTTAAAGTTACATGTTTAcatatagattttttttctttccccaTTGTAGGCTGCTCGAGTGCACAGAGGATGCTCTGAAATCTTTAACCAGGGCAGCAGATATACTTGGAATAACACACGGTACAAAATCCCAGTTCATGAAGGAGCTCTTTGGCAAGCTAGAGGAAGCAAGGGCTGAAGTTTCTTTTAAGCTATCCTCCAGTCGTGGGCATGATGAGCAATTTTCATGAGGGACTGCAGGGCAACTATGATGGAAAATAGAGGATAAAAAACACCCTGCTATCTTGGAGACAATGTTAAAAAATAGGAAAACATTGTGGAGACAATGTCTAGGCATATAAATAGCACTGTTGGGATAACAACCTGGTCTTCCCAAGCTTCATTGTGGTGGAAATGGGGATATAGCATCTGGTGTAAAATGgatcatattttttatttaattgtCAACATGTGGCGAGTTGAACTCCATGATATCTTCATGTTCCAAATTGGACAGTCTACTTCACAAGTCACAGGAAGAAGCACCAGTATGCGTGAGATTTCACCTTACTTTGTGAGAATCCAAACGCAACTACTGATACTTTCAGACTGGTGAAATAAATTTTGGACCAATTGGACTTTCCTATGCATCAATGTCAGTTTGCATGAGGCATGTTATATATGAGCTATGCTTAAGTATTGGGCCCTGCAACCGTTTCCAACTGGGTTTCCTATGTACGTATCAAATAGAATCTTCAATATTTACATGCATCACGTTGCCTCAGGGAATGTTACGCATAGAGCTGACACCTAGTAAATATATAGTGATGTACTTTTTTAGGACAGTACTGCAAAAAGCGGCATCGTTTAAGATTATTACAATGGAACTCTGTATGCTGGGTCGACCATCTTCAGTACAAACAAATTTCCCTTGTCTCCTCTTGAAACCCTGCGAGCAAAGTGGTCTCTTCCAATTAGCAAATGCTATTACCCAAACTACCAAGCATTAACCACGTTGTCAGTTCTACAAATACCAGAAGtaacatttttattttcaattttcCCCCAATCACTATACAAGGAATAAGGTCAAGAACAACCTTATTCATCAACATTCCGATTCTATATTTAAAGGGTATTCTGGAAAGCTTTCGACTTCCAAACAGGCTATAACTAGACTTATAAGATAGAAAAGCTTCAAGTTTTAGGCAATGGTAGTTCAAGGAGAATGCAAAACCATAATGAAGAATGGATGAGGAAATGGAACAATTATTGTGGGTTCACCACAAGCCATTTGGAGGGGGGAAATAAGCTAACCTGAGCTCTTCATCAAGATAAGTAATTTCTAGTTCACCTTTACCACTTCCAGGTGATTTGATTGGGATCTAATCACAGAGAAGAAAATAACATTAGTGATTTATGAAGCATATTGTAGCCTAGAGATCGAATATGCCATTTCAAGGATCAATTTTGCAATTCTTAAGAACCTTTTGGTGGACAGAACATCGAACATGGCTAAGAGCACGAAAAGTAAAACAAATCAGCAAGGCAAATAAAAGGAGTACATCATGACACAGAATATATATACATGTCAACATCATGGTATTAACACACCGGTGAATTACTatggtaaaactaaaacaaagACAAACATTTCAAGCATGAGCTAGAGAGAAGAATTACTTATAAACTATCTGGTGTAACACCTAAACAACTAATTGAAGGTTAAAAATGTCTTACCAAACTAAATATCTTGAAGTAGTCAAACTTAACTGCCACTCTTCTAGGATTAAGAGGTACCAAGTTGGCAGTAACCTGTAAAAACaaatgttcgtatatcacgctAACACCATGCTCCAGAGAA encodes the following:
- the LOC101776186 gene encoding histone-lysine N-methyltransferase ASHR1 isoform X2, with amino-acid sequence MASWAEQLQRELAGRGLAVASIPGKGRGLVASRTFFPGEVIISQEPYTSTPNKILVRSSCDHCFASSNLRKCSACRVTWYCSSDCQKEEWKLHQLECRVMAALTEDRKKMLTPTIRLMVRLVLKRKLQNEKAIPSSNIDNYYLVEALESHISKVDENQLVLYAQMANLVSLILPSHELDLKEIAHTFSKFACNAHTICDPELRPLGTGLYPVISIINHSCVPNAVLIFDGRTAYVRALQPIGKDEEVSISYIETAAVTKKRQNDLKQYFFTCTCPRCLKDSEEDAILESYRCKNQACDGFLLPESGGKSYTCQKCSISRDEEEIKKMTREILLLSDKASSFVSSGNTTEAGSIYEKIEQLEQNLYHAFSITLLHTRETLLKVHMELQDWQTALTYCRLTIPVYERVYPPSHPMIGLQFYTCGKLEWLLECTEDALKSLTRAADILGITHGTKSQFMKELFGKLEEARAEVSFKLSSSRGHDEQFS
- the LOC101776186 gene encoding histone-lysine N-methyltransferase ASHR1 isoform X3, with translation MAALTEDRKKMLTPTIRLMVRLVLKRKLQNEKAIPSSNIDNYYLVEALESHISKVDENQLVLYAQMANLVSLILPSHELDLKEIAHTFSKFACNAHTICDPELRPLGTGLYPVISIINHSCVPNAVLIFDGRTAYVRALQPIGKDEEVSISYIETAAVTKKRQNDLKQYFFTCTCPRCLKDSEEDAILESYRCKNQACDGFLLPESGGKSYTCQKCSISRDEEEIKKMTREILLLSDKASSFVSSGRKIDTTEAGSIYEKIEQLEQNLYHAFSITLLHTRETLLKVHMELQDWQTALTYCRLTIPVYERVYPPSHPMIGLQFYTCGKLEWLLECTEDALKSLTRAADILGITHGTKSQFMKELFGKLEEARAEVSFKLSSSRGHDEQFS
- the LOC101776186 gene encoding histone-lysine N-methyltransferase ASHR1 isoform X1; the protein is MASWAEQLQRELAGRGLAVASIPGKGRGLVASRTFFPGEVIISQEPYTSTPNKILVRSSCDHCFASSNLRKCSACRVTWYCSSDCQKEEWKLHQLECRVMAALTEDRKKMLTPTIRLMVRLVLKRKLQNEKAIPSSNIDNYYLVEALESHISKVDENQLVLYAQMANLVSLILPSHELDLKEIAHTFSKFACNAHTICDPELRPLGTGLYPVISIINHSCVPNAVLIFDGRTAYVRALQPIGKDEEVSISYIETAAVTKKRQNDLKQYFFTCTCPRCLKDSEEDAILESYRCKNQACDGFLLPESGGKSYTCQKCSISRDEEEIKKMTREILLLSDKASSFVSSGRKIDTTEAGSIYEKIEQLEQNLYHAFSITLLHTRETLLKVHMELQDWQTALTYCRLTIPVYERVYPPSHPMIGLQFYTCGKLEWLLECTEDALKSLTRAADILGITHGTKSQFMKELFGKLEEARAEVSFKLSSSRGHDEQFS